One part of the Desulfovibrio sp. genome encodes these proteins:
- a CDS encoding NUDIX hydrolase, whose amino-acid sequence MEISLYPSLNNTPDLLEVVDKNNTPLCVMRKEDVLRQGLHHRAVGLLVRDRLGRALLTHRPGLGWGISSFGRLLAGQSSERRAQQLFFEDWGHDGRILPLGVSAPGPESFNAFVELYEGRMPVSLASAVVRDPDRHMLVDYDELRGIGTHFGELLSPFLRTVVQAGLVRPR is encoded by the coding sequence ATGGAAATCAGCCTCTATCCTTCATTGAACAACACTCCCGATCTGCTGGAGGTTGTGGACAAAAACAACACGCCCCTGTGCGTCATGCGCAAGGAAGATGTACTGCGGCAGGGCCTGCACCACAGGGCGGTAGGTCTGCTTGTGCGCGACCGTCTGGGCCGCGCCCTGCTCACCCACAGGCCGGGGCTTGGCTGGGGCATTTCATCCTTTGGCCGCCTGCTGGCCGGTCAGTCGAGCGAACGCAGGGCACAACAGCTTTTTTTTGAAGACTGGGGCCATGATGGCCGCATCCTGCCGCTGGGTGTCTCCGCCCCGGGGCCAGAAAGCTTTAATGCCTTTGTTGAACTTTATGAGGGGCGCATGCCAGTATCGCTGGCATCGGCTGTGGTGCGCGATCCCGACCGCCACATGCTGGTCGACTACGACGAGCTGCGTGGCATCGGCACGCACTTTGGCGAGCTGCTGTCGCCCTTTTTGCGCACGGTTGTGCAGGCAGGGCTCGTGCGCCCGCGCTGA
- the tpiA gene encoding triose-phosphate isomerase: MQKIFAANWKMYKTRAQASQGAGELASGLGQLPAGHEVVVFAPFTSISCVADAFNGKPVLSAGGQNCYPAEEGAFTGETSPAMLRDAGASWVLTGHSERRHIMGEDDALVARKTIFALEHGLNVLLCIGETLDEREAGKLNAVLEKQLSAVFSAMPGNLRGDALVGRLAVGYEPVWAIGTGKVAGPEEVLDAHAVTRALLQKLVGETANRLPILYGGSVKPNNAAGLMALDNVDGLLVGGASLEAKSFLQIIGA; encoded by the coding sequence ATGCAAAAGATATTTGCCGCCAACTGGAAGATGTATAAAACCCGCGCCCAGGCCAGCCAGGGCGCAGGTGAACTGGCCAGCGGCCTTGGTCAGCTGCCAGCTGGGCACGAAGTTGTTGTTTTTGCGCCTTTCACCAGCATCAGCTGCGTGGCAGACGCCTTTAACGGCAAGCCCGTCCTTTCTGCCGGCGGACAAAACTGCTACCCGGCGGAAGAAGGCGCGTTTACGGGCGAGACCTCGCCCGCCATGCTGCGCGATGCTGGCGCCAGCTGGGTGCTCACCGGGCATTCCGAACGCCGCCACATCATGGGCGAGGACGATGCCCTGGTGGCCCGCAAAACCATTTTTGCCCTTGAACACGGCCTGAATGTGCTGCTGTGCATTGGCGAAACCCTTGATGAGCGTGAGGCCGGAAAACTCAATGCCGTGCTTGAGAAGCAGCTTTCTGCCGTTTTTTCGGCCATGCCCGGGAACCTGCGCGGCGATGCCCTGGTGGGCAGGCTGGCCGTGGGCTACGAACCCGTGTGGGCCATCGGCACGGGCAAGGTTGCCGGGCCGGAAGAAGTGCTTGATGCCCACGCCGTAACGCGGGCACTGCTGCAAAAACTTGTGGGTGAAACCGCAAACCGGCTGCCCATTCTGTATGGCGGCAGCGTGAAGCCAAACAATGCCGCAGGGCTTATGGCCCTTGACAATGTGGATGGCCTTCTGGTAGGTGGAGCGTCTTTAGAAGCAAAAAGCTTCTTACAAATTATCGGGGCCTAA
- a CDS encoding Smr/MutS family protein, whose translation MSDADAFGANPFRTLNTKQFPEKQKQGGTQRKPVHQGHGKRVIAASAAVQNVEVSDEDSELFLNAVSSVKPTKGAGSKKSGASKGFSIEEHGALTSMADALGEERGKGKTGAAGKGKAGSAASGAAPSNASPSAPQAKQVRDVKKAQSAASTPEEYFAAQSDLDDETAAFLTAMGSVSPLTGSGRDVAPEPATATPPPHADTSLQDFLDGKLEFALSFTDEYLEGHVVGLDQMILNKLRAGGLSPEAHLDLHGLNAMQAFEALRGFFKGSWYKGLRTVLVVPGRGRNSPDGFGILREKLQSWLTQDPFKRVVLAFCTAQPHDGGPGSVYVLLRKYRKKGRIYWERMPADSDLY comes from the coding sequence ATGTCTGATGCAGACGCTTTTGGTGCAAATCCGTTCCGCACACTCAATACCAAGCAGTTTCCTGAAAAGCAGAAACAGGGCGGCACACAGCGCAAGCCAGTGCACCAGGGCCATGGCAAGCGCGTGATTGCCGCGTCTGCCGCTGTGCAGAATGTTGAGGTTTCGGATGAAGACAGCGAGCTGTTCTTGAACGCTGTCAGCAGTGTTAAGCCCACCAAGGGGGCAGGTTCCAAGAAATCTGGCGCTTCCAAGGGGTTTTCGATCGAAGAGCACGGGGCGTTGACCAGCATGGCTGACGCCCTGGGAGAAGAACGCGGCAAGGGCAAAACGGGCGCGGCCGGTAAGGGCAAGGCTGGCTCTGCTGCATCCGGCGCTGCCCCATCAAATGCATCCCCCAGCGCGCCACAGGCCAAGCAGGTCAGGGATGTCAAAAAAGCCCAGTCCGCAGCCTCCACACCGGAGGAGTATTTTGCCGCCCAGAGCGATCTGGACGATGAAACTGCCGCCTTTTTGACCGCCATGGGTTCTGTTAGCCCGCTTACGGGCAGTGGACGCGATGTGGCCCCCGAACCAGCGACAGCCACACCGCCGCCTCACGCCGATACGAGCCTGCAGGACTTTTTGGACGGCAAGCTTGAGTTTGCCCTGAGCTTTACGGACGAATACCTTGAAGGCCATGTTGTGGGCCTTGACCAGATGATTCTCAACAAGCTGCGCGCAGGTGGGCTGAGCCCGGAGGCACACCTTGACCTGCACGGCCTCAACGCCATGCAGGCCTTTGAGGCGCTGCGCGGCTTTTTCAAGGGCAGCTGGTACAAGGGCCTGCGTACGGTACTGGTGGTGCCGGGGCGTGGCCGCAATTCGCCAGACGGTTTTGGCATTCTGCGCGAAAAGCTGCAAAGCTGGCTGACGCAGGACCCCTTCAAGCGGGTGGTGCTGGCTTTTTGCACTGCCCAGCCGCACGACGGCGGCCCCGGCAGCGTGTATGTGCTGCTGCGCAAATACCGCAAGAAAGGCCGCATTTACTGGGAAAGAATGCCAGCGGATTCTGACCTGTATTAG
- a CDS encoding inositol monophosphatase family protein gives MFSSQSILQDCMEIVRQSGDIIREHWAKPSNVRHKGRIDLVTQTDLAVEAFLKEKLADLVPGAVFMAEESSQSEREPDGLCWIIDPVDGTTNFVHRIPQVATSVALWNKDHVEFGVVNIPMMNECFSAQRGQGAFLNGKPIEVSKAEPMGNALVATGFPYDFTGRLERILERLAIMLPKSQGMRRMGAAAVDMAYVACGRVDMFYEEGLKPWDFAAGLLLVEEAGGRVTNMRGEPLRFGDVLLASNGLVHAEAVELLGPTDVS, from the coding sequence ATGTTTTCATCACAGAGCATCTTGCAAGACTGCATGGAAATTGTTCGCCAGAGCGGCGACATCATACGCGAGCACTGGGCCAAGCCCAGCAATGTGCGCCACAAGGGTCGCATTGATCTGGTCACCCAGACCGATCTGGCTGTGGAAGCCTTTTTGAAGGAAAAGCTTGCCGACCTCGTGCCCGGCGCGGTTTTTATGGCCGAGGAAAGCAGCCAGAGCGAGCGCGAGCCCGATGGCCTGTGCTGGATTATCGATCCGGTGGACGGCACGACCAACTTTGTGCACCGCATTCCGCAGGTGGCAACCTCGGTGGCGCTGTGGAACAAGGATCATGTGGAATTTGGCGTGGTCAACATTCCCATGATGAACGAGTGCTTCAGCGCCCAGCGCGGGCAGGGGGCCTTTCTGAACGGCAAGCCCATAGAGGTGAGCAAGGCCGAACCCATGGGCAATGCCCTTGTGGCCACGGGTTTTCCCTACGATTTTACGGGGCGGCTTGAAAGGATACTTGAGCGCCTTGCCATCATGCTGCCCAAGAGCCAGGGCATGCGGCGCATGGGTGCTGCTGCCGTGGATATGGCTTATGTGGCCTGCGGCAGGGTAGACATGTTTTATGAAGAAGGGCTTAAGCCGTGGGATTTTGCCGCTGGCCTGCTGCTGGTGGAAGAAGCGGGCGGCAGGGTAACCAACATGCGCGGCGAGCCCCTGCGTTTTGGCGACGTACTGCTTGCCTCCAACGGGCTGGTGCACGCTGAAGCCGTTGAGCTGCTTGGCCCCACAGACGTATCATAG
- the secG gene encoding preprotein translocase subunit SecG, whose product MQTLILTLHIIVCVLLVILVLLQAGKEGMGVIFGGGNSSVFGSGGAGGILAKLTALLAVIFVITSISYTMVTSSRPSSQSTILDVKIEEPAAPRPAAPAVKPGADATQAPVAAPAAPAEQKATAPAAQ is encoded by the coding sequence GTGCAGACTCTCATTCTTACGCTGCATATCATTGTGTGCGTGTTGCTGGTTATTCTTGTGCTGCTTCAGGCGGGCAAGGAAGGCATGGGCGTGATTTTTGGCGGTGGCAACAGCTCTGTTTTCGGTAGCGGCGGCGCGGGCGGCATTCTTGCCAAGCTTACCGCTTTGCTGGCCGTGATCTTTGTCATCACTTCCATCAGCTACACCATGGTGACCAGCTCGCGTCCTTCCAGTCAGTCTACGATTCTTGACGTCAAGATTGAAGAGCCTGCTGCTCCCCGGCCCGCAGCCCCCGCCGTTAAGCCCGGCGCGGATGCAACCCAGGCCCCTGTGGCGGCTCCTGCCGCCCCTGCCGAGCAGAAAGCCACGGCGCCTGCGGCCCAATAA
- a CDS encoding DnaJ family domain-containing protein, producing the protein MSEANPWSVIQLVAERRIEEAQSKGLFDNLPGAGKPMELEDLSHVPEDMRMAYKILRNAGCLPPELEERKEINRLVDLLEHCEDEQERVRQMQRVRFMVTQAKMRFQRPLHLEQDDPYYDRLLDRLSFITRKAG; encoded by the coding sequence ATGAGTGAAGCTAATCCCTGGTCTGTGATCCAGCTGGTGGCAGAACGCCGCATTGAGGAAGCCCAGTCGAAGGGACTATTTGACAATCTGCCTGGTGCTGGCAAACCGATGGAACTTGAAGATCTGAGCCACGTGCCGGAAGACATGCGCATGGCCTACAAAATTTTGCGCAATGCGGGCTGCCTGCCCCCAGAGCTTGAAGAACGCAAGGAGATCAACCGGCTGGTTGACCTGCTTGAGCACTGCGAGGACGAGCAGGAGCGCGTGCGCCAGATGCAAAGGGTGCGCTTTATGGTTACGCAGGCCAAGATGCGCTTTCAACGCCCCTTACATCTGGAGCAGGACGATCCCTACTACGACCGCCTGCTGGACAGACTTTCATTCATTACGCGCAAGGCGGGCTGA
- the rimI gene encoding ribosomal protein S18-alanine N-acetyltransferase: MRASTERDERLQMLGPQHAAAMYDIERQCFPLPWSEEQCAAAFGQKAFSALGLFRDEALIGYISVYHTLDELEILNLAVLPNERRRGYGRRILGVVLRLARKMAISKILLEVRVGNKPAICLYESCGFKREGVRKKYYTDTGEDALIYLCSI; the protein is encoded by the coding sequence ATGAGAGCTTCCACAGAGCGCGACGAACGCCTCCAGATGCTGGGGCCGCAGCATGCCGCCGCCATGTACGATATTGAGCGCCAGTGTTTTCCCCTGCCCTGGTCAGAAGAGCAGTGCGCGGCTGCCTTTGGGCAAAAGGCGTTTTCAGCCCTTGGGCTGTTCCGCGATGAGGCGCTGATTGGCTATATATCAGTATATCACACGCTCGATGAACTGGAAATACTCAATCTGGCAGTGTTGCCGAACGAGCGGCGGCGCGGCTATGGACGGCGTATTTTGGGCGTGGTCTTGCGCCTTGCGCGTAAAATGGCTATTAGTAAAATCTTGCTTGAAGTAAGGGTGGGCAACAAGCCCGCCATTTGTCTGTATGAAAGTTGCGGCTTCAAGCGGGAGGGCGTTCGCAAAAAGTATTATACCGATACTGGCGAAGACGCTCTTATCTATCTTTGTTCCATCTGA